In the genome of Patescibacteria group bacterium, the window ACAGATTTCCTTTAATACTGCCAACTGACTTTCAATAGTCCTTTCGTCTTTTTGTCTTTGGGTGCTAACCCTAACGTAGATTGCTACTTTTTTCATAATTCTTTTTTTGCTTATTTTTTTTAGATTTTAAAATATCACTTACAAATTGTGTAAATTCTTCTTTATGATTAGGATTCGGCTCAAACTTTATAATCAGTTTAGTTTGTTTCTTTCTTTTCTGTCTTTTTGCCATAATTTTGTTAAGGTTTAGAGATTTCAGAAATGGTCGCCCAAAACTGAAACCTCTAAATCTGCGACCATTATTTTAATTATCTATGCCAACCTTTTAATTATTATATGTCTTTTTTAATTGCTTTAACACACAAATGCCCACCTAACATTCTCAAACTTGGCAAATATCTTTTATTAAGTTTATCGCTTGTTATTTCAACCTTAAATCCTTTTAATAATCTCTCAATGGCATTTGGAGTATAAAAAAGTTTGTGGTCTTCATCTCCTATGCTGTCTTCTCTTTTTAGTAAAAATCTCAAAATTCTATGAAGAGCATAAGGATTAGGAGTAGTTAGAATCAATAATCCATTCGTTTTTAAAACTCTTTTCGCTTCTGATATAAAAGATTGTGGAGAATATGTATGTTCTAATAACTCTGCCATTATAATTGTATCAAAGGTTTCATCTTTAAAAGGTAAGTCATCGGCATTTCCTATTACTTGATTCTTTAAATTTAATTTCTTGGCTAATCTTTTATTATTATCTAATCCAATTATTTGTGGAAACATAACTTGAAGTTCTTTAAATAGTTTTCCATCTCCTCCTAAATTGCCTATGTCTAAAATTGATTGACCAACAATACTTTCTTTTATGAAACTGATTCGTGTTCCTAACATTATTTTAATAATCTGTTATGGTTATTTTCCTTCTGCCCTTTCCCTTATCCCATCTATCAAGAATGTTTTTGATTTTACCAACATAGTCCTTGATTTTTACAAGGCGTTTTTGGTCTCTTTTAAACTGGAGATATATCACTAAGTCTATTGTGATTTTTCGTCTTTTATTTGTCATATACTAGTATTATGACTTTTTCATAAACTAATGTCAAGTATTTTTTTAATTGATTCTATTTTTATGGCTCTTTTTTGAAAATACTACAATTTGATACCCCCTCAAACGCCCACTTGACACCCCTAAGAACTTAATATAGATTAAACTATTAAAAAAGGTCGTCCCAAAACTGAGGGATTATATCAGTATATAGAAAGCAATTAAAATAGGAAGAAAATATGAACAAAATAGAGATAAAAAACTTACTCAAAAAAAGTCCTATTGCAATGATTGTAGCTGGATTGTTAGGAGCTGGAATAGTTTCAGCAATGGTTTTAGCTGTCTATACTACAATGCTAGGAGTGGGTAATGTAGAACAAGCAGTCATATTTGGAAATGGAGATGTTGAAAAAACATATACTATTGGAAGCTCTAATGCAATTGCTGGAAACACCTATACCCAAGATTATAATTTGAAGAACCAATCAGAAACCACAGCACCGATTAAGTTTATCACTACACAATGTATAGTTGGTGGTGGAAATTGTAATACTCCAGAACACATTGAAGAAGGTGTAAAAACTTCTTACTGGAGTGCTGTAGAGTTAGAGAATAAAAACCCTGATTGGAATATTATAGATGATAATACAAGAGCAACTTTGACTTATGAATTATTATCTCCGACCTTCAATTATGAATTTGAAGCTACAGGACTAGATGTTAATGAAAACTATTCCTTGATTTACTACGCAGATAAACCTGAAAGGTTTGAAAATTGGGGTGGTAATAATCCAGGAGTATTGATTGCTGAATTTATAACTGATGATGAGGGAAACATTTCTGAAGAAGGAAACAAAAATCTTCAAATGAATTTGCCTACTTCACCAGATTGGAATGCTACTGCCGAAGCAAATTATTGCGATAGCGATAGTTATGATTTATGCAGAGGAGCAAAGATTTGGTTAGTTCCATCATCTAGTTATAATGATATAACAAAGGAACTTAATGGTTGGAATCCAGATACTTACTTATTTGAAACAGACCTGATTACTTATGACGATACTGACACAGATGGAGTGGCGTTATATTTAGGAACAGGAATGCTGAATTTCTTTGTTAAGAATGAATTTGCAGTCAATCTTGCACCTGGCGAATATAAGGTAAAGACAGAAGTAATCCCAGTAGCAGAGCTAATAGCAGAATTGTAAAGAAAACCTGATAGCTATACAAGGAATAGCTATCAGAGGTAGGTTTATTTCTTTGAAGTAAATCTACCCCTGATTATGAACAAAATATCAAAAAGTTTAATAGTTCTATTTTTAGCTTTTCTTTTTGGAAGTAGTTTTGGGATTTTTTCTATCCAAGCTCAAAATGATAAACTTATTTTAGAACTATCTTCTAAAGAATGCGATATTCAATATAGTGGTGAGAGTTGCATTATTGAACTGAAACTTACTAATAATACTGATAAAATTCTTAATGGAGAAACATCTTTACATATAGATTATAAAGGTATTTGTGGAGATGGTTTTTTTGATGGAGAAGGAATTAAAGCTCAATTTTCTATTACAGATAATAGTTGGTTAGACTTCTTGGGTTGGAAAGATGGAACAACAGCAGTTTCAGGTTTTGAAATCGTTAAAGGCGAAACTCAATCAAAACTTAAGATAAAGACTGCTTCAAATCTTTGCCCTGGAGAATATACTTTCATTCTTGAATTAAAAGGAACTACTGCTGAAGAAGAATACACAAGCATTCCACTAGTAATGATACAAATAGGTGATGCGATAATTCTTCCTCAACCTTTTTTAGAAATTCCAGAAATTGACACTACTGATACTGAAAAGATAGTTGCCGTCTCAGGAGAAGAAGAAATAACTACTTTAACTAAAAAGGATTCTGAAACTGAATTTATTGGAGAAAAAGAGGAAGAAAAGGAGAAAGGAGAGGAAAAAGTTGTTATTGAAGGGATTCAAAAAGGTTTAGTTTCAATGATAGCGTCTATAGGTATGATTTGGGGAGAAATCAGTAAATCTGCTTTTCTAACAATTATTGTGATTTTATGTTTAATGGGTTTAGTTCTTATCGGTATCAAAGAGTGGAGACTATTTCAGAAAAAAAAAGAAGAAAGAAAATAGCTTGTTGGTCGGCTAAGCTATAAAGTAAATAATTAAATAAAAAACCAATGGAATAAAATGTTTAAAAAACTTACAGCTTTATTAGTGTTATCTGCTCTGCTTTTAGTTAGTGGAGCTTTTACATTTGCTAGTAATGAGGAAGCCATTATCGGCTCTATAACTCCTAAAGTCTTAAATGTTTCCATTAGCACAGATGGGGAAATTGACTGGGGACTTATGGATTTGGGGCAAGTTAAAGACACAATGACTTTAATAGATACACAGACCATCACAAATATTGGTTCAGTTTCATTTACAATCAGTTTGAAAGTTTCGGATTCAATTCCTTCAAATTGGCAATACATAAATGCTATACCAAGTTTGACAAACGAATTCAGTCAGGAGTGGGCTTTGAATTCTTCTGGGTGGACGTTCTTCAATGCTGATAATTCTTACTTGGCAAGTGGTATGACATTAGACCCTTCAACTTCAGTAAGTATGGATTTAAGATTCTATATGCCAGTAGTTCTCAGCTCAGGAGTCGCTCCACAAACTTTTCTGACATCAGTTTTGGCAGTTGCTTTGTAAGGTTTGGATTTGTTGAGGTGGGTATTTTCTCTACCCACCAATTATGAAACTAAAACTTATAACAACAATTATTTTATTTTCATTGATAAGCTCTAGTGCTTCAAGCATTGGAATCTATCCTGTCGCTTTAAAGTTTGATGATGAGCTTTTAATGGGCAAACGATATAAAAATTCACAAATTACTATTATCAATACAAATGATGAGGCAGGTTATTTTAAAGTCGGTGTAGCCAATTTAACAAAAGAGAATTTTGATAAGCTGAATTCTGATTGGATAAAAATTAAACCTGAAAAGTTCTATCTAGAGGTAGGTTCTAGTCAAACGATTACTTTATCATTAAAAATTCCTCCCAAAACAAGATTGATATATTTTCAAGTTTATGGCGTTATAGAAACTTTTTCTGTTGAAGAAGTTGAATCAGGAGTTATGGGTGTGGGAGTTGCTGTGGGTTCTAAACTATCTTTTAAGGTTTCTAAAAAGAATGTCCCAAAATGGAAATTGCTCTGGTGGAACATTACAGACAGATTAAGATATTTTATGGCTTGGGGTGGTAATTTTATGCCTTTCAGTTTTACTCTTAAAAGATAAGAAGTTGAGGTTTGATACCATTAAATACCCTGTATGATGGTTCTTTACTTGTAAAAGGACTTTAAATGCGTCTAACAGCATTTTAAACTAGGTTCTCCCTGTAATCAGCTAGATTCTTCCTAACAAACCAAACTGCGTTTTTCTCCTCATCAGAAAGTTTTACTCCCCTCTTGCGATTCATAAGCCAAAGTGCTGTGTTAATAATGGTTCTCTTTTTAACAGGCACTCCAAAGAAATCTTTTGTCGCTTCAATGATTTGTTTTTGCTTTTCAGATTGTTTTGTGGGTAGAGTTCTCATAGTTATTCATAAGCATTGCCTCTGCTCCTTCTGTCCAGTATTGCTTGAACTTTCTTTTGGCTTTTTACTTTATCTCCTATTTTTTCAAAAGTAATTTTCTTTTCTTTGTAATTTTCAAATTGTTCAAATAAAGATTTTCTGGAAGTGATTATGTCTTTATCTTCCATTTCCCAGAATCCTAACAGAGTTGAAATAACATCATCATCGTGAAAGGAACGTTCTGCTCCTGCTCCTGACTGCCGTGCTGAATCATTCCAGACAAACGTTTTAAATTCTTCACAAGTTTGCTTATCATAGATACTAACTAAATCTTTTCTTAATAAGTCCTGAAAATTACTAATCAGGGCTTGTTTAGTTTGATAGCTTGTTTTCCAGCCGAGCTTCTGGGTTTCTTTTCTTCCCCAAGAGCTAGTATCAAAAGTTGTTCTTCTATAAATGTTTAGATCACTAATACCCAATAAAAGAGCCTGACCACTAGCATTTACTTCTGGAATTATTAGGGGAGTTAAACTGCTCCTTTTGTTATATTTTTCATAAATGAATCTTGTCTTTTCTATTAAGGCAGGAATAGGAATCTTGCCATTAAACTTTGCAACTTTCTGACCATCAGAAGAAATAACACTTATACTACTTGGGTCAATGACACCTTCACTTCCATCAACCCCAATCTGATAAAACTTATTCATTGGTTGCTCCCAGATTTCAAATCCTTCTTCAACAGCAATCGGTTCTTTCACCATTGCTTCAAACTTTTTTATGTATTCTGTGGCAAAAACATTGTTCTGCAACAATAGGGATATGTCCCAATTTCCCTTAACATACCTTTGAATGTAATTCTCATCGTGTTGCAACTGGTCTTGCAAATAGTCATCTGGCAAATAAGGATTATCTAGCATTGAGAATTGAAAAGTTTCAAAATCAGTTCTCTTATTTACATTCTGTATAAATTCAGGATAAACCCAAAAGTTAGCAGGATTCATATTTAAAAAAGCACATCTGATTGGAGAAGTTGTCCTCCTCAATCTTCCACACAAGGTTAGAAAAACTGATTTTTCAATTTCTTCTGCTTGGTCTAGGGCAAATCCTGACAGGTTCATTCCTTTCAAAGACTGGTTGGCTTTTCTGATGTCTGACAGGCTTCCGCTCATTAAAGCGTCTAAACCAAAAAATATAATTTTACTGCCATTAAAAAACTCAACAATGCCTGACTTAACCCTGTGCTTATACCATTTGGCATTTGGAATTAACTCCCACAGCAAAGGCAAAATTGTTTTTTCAAGGTCTGCAACATAACGTCTGCCCAACAGAAATTCAGAATTAGGAAAGAACCAACAAAGCAGAAGCATTTTACTCAACATTGCTAGAGTTTTACCAGAACCTAAACCTCCATACAAAATCTGAAATCTTGCTTTGCTATTCAGGAACTTAATCTGCTCTGGCAGAAATTTATATTTCTTTTTTCCATACTGCCACTCTTTGACTTGATAACCCTTAAGCCATTCTTCACCCAGTTTATTAAATTGTTTTGTCAGTTCTTGTGTATTCATAAGTCTTTAAAATTAAATCTGTGTGGGTTGGGTATATATTATAATGTAAGGAATCAAGTGGTTGGTCTCCCCCCCCTTATGTTCGGTTAATGTTCGGTTGTTGATAGGTCTCACAATATATCTTGTGCGACGTTATTTGTTCTTAAATCAGTATTCTTAATAGGTTCGTTATTCTTGACTGGCTCTAAACCTTGCTAGGAGCTGATTCTATGCCTCTAATATGAAGCGAGGAATTAACCTTGCCCTAGTTTATTAAGCTGAATATATCCTTATCTAACCTCTTTGTGCCTGGGATTGTGGTGGGAAAGAAAGAGCGTGTGTATATGGTGCAGATACCATTCAGATATAACCATTAAGAGTTAATACCATTCAATAACTATTCATTAGTATCTTTCTTTTCTTTGCGATTTGTTAAGACCAGTTCTTTGTGTTCTATCCTTATCTGTTTTCTATGTTTCTTCTTTATTCTTTTTCTTTGTGCCATTCTTTTGTTCTATCACTTCTCCTTGTTCTATCTGCTCCTTTTCTTTTGGAGCTGACATAGTTATATTAAGAGAGCCTAAATCTATCAGAGCCTTATCTTCTCTAGGATAATGCGACAGAACTTTATTGTATTCTTGGACAGCTTGAAGTTTAGCTCTCGTATCTCCACTTTCAATTAGCCCTTTTAATATACTAGCGACTTCAGTAGGACTTATTAACGACCTCAAAATATCAGCAAACTTCTTGCCCTCATCTAACTTAATCAGTTCCACCAAATCTTTTTGTTTCTTTAACTCTTTTTGATATAGTTCGTTCTTGCCCAATTTAAAACCAATCTGATAAGCATTGGCTCTATCTTTTGCGTTATAGCATTGTAAAACAGCGTCATTTCTATCAATGCCCCTTGCCTCTAAATCAAGGACACATTTTTGTTTTAGTGTTAAATTTCTCATTATTTTACTTTTTCAGGCTTCTAGGTTGCGTTCTAACAAGAGTAAAACAGATAGTTGATAGTTATTATTCATACTGACTTCTAGCTCTTGGTTTAGGTTTCTGTCCTCTGTCTTTCTCTATTGCTTTCTCTCTTTCCCTTTCATCAACAGCAATCCTTTTAGCTATGGTTTCTTTCTTTTCTTTCTCTTTGGCTAACCTTTCATTCTCAAAAATAACAGATTCTTTTAATGATTTCTCTTGGTTTTTTACTGCCTGTTCTCGCAATGGCATTAAAGTAATTCTTGAGTTAAGTTTCTTTTCCAACTTTGAAATTTTGGCTTTCTCCCGATTGTAAGCTATAAATTCTTTTCCATATTTATCCCTTTCTCTTTGTGTAATTTCTCCAACCTCTTTTGCAAATGGGTCTCTCTTGGATTTAATCATTTCCATTAACTCTTTAGCGTCTTTTGATA includes:
- a CDS encoding class I SAM-dependent methyltransferase, translating into MLGTRISFIKESIVGQSILDIGNLGGDGKLFKELQVMFPQIIGLDNNKRLAKKLNLKNQVIGNADDLPFKDETFDTIIMAELLEHTYSPQSFISEAKRVLKTNGLLILTTPNPYALHRILRFLLKREDSIGDEDHKLFYTPNAIERLLKGFKVEITSDKLNKRYLPSLRMLGGHLCVKAIKKDI
- a CDS encoding phage terminase large subunit; translated protein: MNTQELTKQFNKLGEEWLKGYQVKEWQYGKKKYKFLPEQIKFLNSKARFQILYGGLGSGKTLAMLSKMLLLCWFFPNSEFLLGRRYVADLEKTILPLLWELIPNAKWYKHRVKSGIVEFFNGSKIIFFGLDALMSGSLSDIRKANQSLKGMNLSGFALDQAEEIEKSVFLTLCGRLRRTTSPIRCAFLNMNPANFWVYPEFIQNVNKRTDFETFQFSMLDNPYLPDDYLQDQLQHDENYIQRYVKGNWDISLLLQNNVFATEYIKKFEAMVKEPIAVEEGFEIWEQPMNKFYQIGVDGSEGVIDPSSISVISSDGQKVAKFNGKIPIPALIEKTRFIYEKYNKRSSLTPLIIPEVNASGQALLLGISDLNIYRRTTFDTSSWGRKETQKLGWKTSYQTKQALISNFQDLLRKDLVSIYDKQTCEEFKTFVWNDSARQSGAGAERSFHDDDVISTLLGFWEMEDKDIITSRKSLFEQFENYKEKKITFEKIGDKVKSQKKVQAILDRRSRGNAYE